A genomic window from Alphaproteobacteria bacterium includes:
- a CDS encoding redoxin domain-containing protein, producing the protein MALMTTPPANKAMTAPAFSLRGIDGVTHTRESARGPNGLAVMFICNHCPYVQAVVDRIAATAKRLRTIDVGTVAIMPNDTANYPEDGFENMKKFAAQHGFDFPYVIDETQKVAQAYGAVCTPDFFCFDKNMKLVYRGRLDSAGKGAAKADTVPELFNAMQAAANGKDVPARQEPSMGCSVKWRDAAA; encoded by the coding sequence ATGGCCCTGATGACCACCCCGCCCGCCAATAAAGCCATGACGGCGCCCGCCTTCAGTTTGCGCGGCATCGATGGCGTGACGCATACGCGCGAAAGCGCGCGCGGACCGAACGGGCTCGCCGTGATGTTCATTTGCAACCATTGCCCCTATGTGCAGGCGGTGGTGGACCGTATCGCCGCCACGGCGAAGCGGTTGCGCACAATCGATGTCGGCACCGTCGCGATCATGCCGAACGATACAGCGAATTATCCCGAAGACGGTTTCGAGAATATGAAAAAGTTCGCGGCACAGCACGGTTTCGATTTTCCCTATGTAATCGACGAAACCCAAAAGGTCGCACAGGCCTATGGCGCGGTTTGCACGCCCGATTTCTTTTGCTTCGATAAAAACATGAAGCTTGTGTATCGCGGGCGGCTGGATAGCGCCGGCAAGGGCGCGGCGAAGGCCGATACGGTACCCGAATTGTTCAACGCCATGCAGGCGGCAGCGAACGGGAAGGATGTGCCGGCGCGACAGGAACCCAGCATGGGTTGTTCAGTCAAATGGCGGGATGCCGCCGCCTGA
- a CDS encoding DUF1295 domain-containing protein — MTSPETAAATQKGPSQKVRKALDMFEQGVALALYIWLVHRLWPNEFSATNWYPVLLLASEGIVIVLLLLRRHTDCISISIRDWFIAFAGTFLALMVNNGGEPISLLGGGLMMILGIIVHVTAKFNLWRSFGLVAANRGVKRGGLYKLVRHPMYMGYMLLHIGYLLFAPTLWNLGIYISVWIFLILRIFAEERILCENPEYREYAEKVRFRIIPGVF, encoded by the coding sequence ATGACATCCCCGGAAACAGCCGCCGCAACGCAAAAAGGCCCATCGCAAAAAGTGCGCAAGGCGCTTGATATGTTCGAACAGGGCGTTGCGCTGGCGCTTTACATCTGGCTCGTACACCGGCTATGGCCGAATGAATTTTCGGCGACCAACTGGTACCCCGTTCTGCTGCTGGCATCCGAAGGCATCGTGATCGTGCTGCTGCTGCTAAGGCGGCATACGGACTGCATATCCATCAGCATACGCGATTGGTTCATCGCCTTCGCAGGCACATTCCTTGCCCTGATGGTCAATAACGGCGGCGAGCCAATCTCGCTTTTGGGCGGCGGGTTGATGATGATCCTTGGCATCATCGTCCACGTCACCGCAAAATTTAATTTGTGGCGCAGCTTCGGGCTGGTCGCTGCCAACCGCGGGGTCAAACGCGGCGGGCTTTACAAGCTTGTGCGCCACCCCATGTATATGGGCTATATGCTTTTGCATATCGGCTATCTTTTGTTCGCGCCCACGCTCTGGAACCTTGGCATTTACATCAGCGTCTGGATTTTCCTGATCCTGCGTATTTTTGCCGAAGAACGCATTTTGTGCGAAAACCCGGAATATAGGGAATACGCGGAAAAGGTGCGTTTCCGGATCATCCCCGGCGTTTTTTAG